One window from the genome of Paraneptunicella aestuarii encodes:
- a CDS encoding DNA-3-methyladenine glycosylase I, with amino-acid sequence MSDSNSLIRCGWVSNDPLYQDYHDHVWGVPVMDSQELFAKLCLDGQQAGLSWITILKKQKNYEEAFLNFDPEKVSVFDEQDVERLLLNPGIIRNRLKVNSIIRNARAYLKMQEQGIDFVDFIWSFVDHKTKQNEFKQLSHVPATSEQSDAMSKALKKAGFNFVGSTICYAFMQAVGLVNDHTTDCHCYEKVRALGRK; translated from the coding sequence GTGTCTGATAGTAATTCTTTAATTCGATGTGGCTGGGTATCTAATGATCCTTTGTATCAAGATTATCATGACCATGTTTGGGGCGTTCCTGTAATGGATAGCCAAGAGTTGTTTGCCAAGCTGTGTTTGGATGGACAGCAAGCTGGATTAAGCTGGATAACGATTCTAAAGAAACAGAAAAATTACGAGGAAGCGTTTCTTAATTTTGATCCGGAAAAAGTGTCTGTGTTCGATGAGCAAGATGTTGAGCGTTTATTGTTAAATCCTGGAATTATACGCAACAGGCTTAAGGTTAATTCAATAATCAGAAATGCGCGTGCCTATTTGAAGATGCAAGAGCAGGGTATTGATTTTGTCGATTTTATTTGGTCGTTTGTAGATCACAAAACGAAGCAGAATGAATTTAAACAATTAAGCCATGTTCCTGCCACGTCTGAGCAATCTGATGCAATGTCAAAAGCGCTTAAGAAAGCGGGATTTAATTTTGTTGGTAGCACTATTTGTTATGCGTTTATGCAAGCCGTTGGGTTGGTAAATGATCATACGACAGATTGCCACTGCTATGAGAAGGTGAGAGCTCTGGGTCGGAAGTAG
- a CDS encoding c-type cytochrome yields the protein MKKLLMLLIVSASMAPSAFAQGDVEKGKTKSAQCAACHGADGNSVVAMNPKLAGQHTKYLEKQIKEFRLAAKTGGKEGRNNAVMNGMAAGLSDEDIADISAYFESQKPKAGATPEDVVAAGSKLYQGGDMERGITACIACHGPRGNGTSLSGFPDISGQHADYTKSQLEAFRSGARSNDLNGMMRDIAKRLTDEDIAVLSQYVAGLH from the coding sequence ATGAAAAAATTGCTAATGCTTCTCATTGTATCTGCCAGTATGGCTCCATCAGCCTTTGCCCAAGGTGACGTAGAAAAAGGCAAGACCAAGTCTGCCCAATGTGCGGCTTGTCATGGTGCAGATGGTAACAGTGTTGTCGCCATGAACCCTAAATTGGCAGGTCAACATACAAAGTATCTTGAAAAACAAATCAAAGAATTCAGATTAGCAGCGAAAACCGGTGGCAAAGAAGGTCGTAATAATGCCGTGATGAACGGTATGGCTGCCGGCTTGAGTGATGAAGACATTGCTGACATTTCAGCTTATTTTGAATCTCAAAAGCCAAAAGCAGGTGCGACTCCTGAAGATGTTGTTGCAGCTGGTAGTAAGTTGTACCAAGGTGGCGACATGGAACGTGGAATTACAGCATGTATCGCTTGCCACGGTCCTCGCGGTAACGGCACCTCACTATCAGGCTTCCCTGATATCAGTGGTCAACATGCTGACTATACCAAATCGCAGTTAGAAGCATTCCGCTCAGGAGCTCGCTCAAATGACCTTAATGGCATGATGCGCGATATCGCGAAGCGTTTAACTGATGAAGATATCGCAGTTTTGTCTCAGTATGTTGCAGGTCTTCATTAA
- the polA gene encoding DNA polymerase I: MNTNNNTPLVLVDGSSYLFRAFHGLPPLTNSKGMATGAVYGVINMLRSLIKQYQPHQIGVIFDAKGKTFRDDIYPEYKAHRPPMPDELREQIEPLHKIIKAMGLPLIVEPGVEADDVIGTLSTHASKLGRNTVISTGDKDMAQLVNEHVTLVNTMTNTTMDREGVVEKFGIPPELIIDFLALKGDKVDNIPGVPGVGDKSALALLQGIGSIKDIYNNLDKIAGLDFRGSKTMALKMQEYEEQARLSYELATIKLDVELDFDIDSLNIADPDNAALLELFEELEFKRWLNDIDGFNEGHKTGTTSASAITSSDLKEQKQASPESALESAREVKPSQIEIHYETIFDKAALDNWLDKIKQAKLFAFDTETTSINYMEAELVGFSFAIKEGEAAYLPFGHDYPDAPDQLNRDEVLTIFKPILEDPQIKKIGQHLKYDKNVLARAGIELKGIAFDTMLESYVFNSTLGRHDMDSMAERFLAHKTTHFEDIAGKGVKQLTFNQIDIEDASHYAAEDADITLRLHNHLWPQLEEIPSLKSLLTEIEIPLASVLSKMERTGVYIDSQKLREQSNQLAQKIMDLEKQVHEMAGEKFNLGSTKQLQHILYEKMGLPILKKTPKGAPSTSEEVLQDLALDYELPELLMTYRGLTKLKNTYTDKLPTMVDPRTNRVHTSYHQAVAATGRLSSTDPNLQNIPIRTEEGRKVRQAFIAPEGYTIVAADYSQIELRIMAHLSDDKGLLDAFSHGQDIHKATAAEVFGVPLDEVTSDQRRSAKAINFGLIYGMSAFGLAKQLHIGRNEAQKYMDLYFERYPGVLDYMEVTRTNAKEQGYVETVFGRRLYLPDIRSSNGARRKGAERAAINAPMQGTAADIIKKAMLAVHQWIEQQEPGCIQMLMQVHDELVFEIKDQFVEEYKTKIVELMQNAVELKVPLLVEAGVGQNWDEAH, from the coding sequence ATGAATACAAATAACAATACTCCTCTCGTTTTAGTAGATGGATCTTCCTATCTGTTTCGCGCTTTTCATGGCCTTCCGCCACTCACAAATTCAAAAGGAATGGCAACAGGTGCTGTTTATGGCGTTATCAATATGTTGCGCAGTCTGATCAAACAATATCAGCCACATCAGATTGGAGTCATTTTTGATGCCAAGGGCAAAACATTTCGTGACGACATTTATCCGGAATACAAAGCGCACCGCCCGCCAATGCCCGATGAGCTGAGAGAACAAATAGAGCCTCTACACAAGATCATTAAAGCAATGGGCTTACCTTTAATAGTTGAGCCCGGCGTTGAAGCTGATGATGTTATAGGGACGCTTTCCACTCATGCTTCAAAATTAGGCCGTAATACAGTTATCAGCACTGGCGACAAAGATATGGCGCAGTTGGTTAACGAGCATGTTACGCTGGTTAACACAATGACCAATACAACCATGGACAGAGAAGGCGTTGTTGAAAAGTTTGGCATTCCTCCCGAATTAATCATCGACTTTCTGGCATTGAAAGGCGACAAAGTCGACAACATACCAGGCGTACCCGGGGTTGGTGATAAGAGCGCCCTAGCCCTGCTTCAAGGTATTGGTAGCATCAAGGATATTTATAATAATCTGGATAAAATCGCGGGATTGGATTTTCGAGGCTCAAAAACCATGGCCTTGAAAATGCAGGAATATGAAGAACAAGCTCGCTTATCTTACGAGTTGGCAACTATCAAGTTAGATGTCGAGTTGGATTTCGATATAGACTCTCTCAATATTGCCGATCCAGACAATGCGGCTTTGTTGGAATTGTTTGAAGAATTGGAGTTCAAGCGCTGGTTAAATGATATTGATGGATTTAATGAAGGTCATAAAACGGGAACCACTTCAGCTTCAGCTATCACTTCATCAGATCTGAAAGAACAAAAGCAAGCCTCTCCAGAATCGGCTCTAGAATCAGCCCGAGAAGTAAAGCCAAGCCAAATTGAAATTCACTACGAGACGATTTTCGACAAAGCAGCATTAGACAACTGGCTGGATAAAATTAAGCAGGCCAAATTGTTTGCTTTCGATACGGAAACAACAAGTATTAACTACATGGAAGCAGAGCTAGTCGGCTTTTCATTTGCCATAAAAGAAGGTGAAGCCGCCTACCTGCCTTTTGGTCACGACTATCCAGACGCACCAGATCAATTAAACCGAGACGAAGTTCTGACGATCTTTAAACCAATTCTTGAAGATCCTCAGATTAAAAAAATTGGGCAACACCTGAAATACGATAAAAACGTTCTGGCTCGCGCGGGTATTGAGTTAAAAGGCATTGCCTTCGATACCATGTTGGAGTCTTACGTATTTAACAGCACTTTGGGACGTCACGACATGGACAGTATGGCTGAGCGTTTTCTGGCTCATAAAACAACGCATTTCGAAGATATCGCAGGCAAAGGCGTTAAGCAGCTTACTTTTAACCAGATAGATATCGAGGATGCTTCCCATTACGCAGCCGAAGATGCCGACATCACACTGCGACTACATAATCATTTGTGGCCACAGTTAGAAGAAATTCCTTCTTTAAAGTCTCTACTAACCGAAATAGAAATTCCTCTGGCATCAGTATTATCCAAAATGGAACGCACTGGCGTTTATATCGATAGCCAAAAGCTGAGGGAACAAAGCAATCAGCTAGCTCAGAAAATTATGGATCTGGAAAAACAGGTTCACGAAATGGCTGGGGAAAAATTCAATTTAGGCTCAACCAAGCAACTCCAGCATATTCTGTATGAAAAGATGGGGCTTCCTATTTTGAAGAAGACGCCAAAAGGTGCGCCTTCAACCTCAGAGGAAGTGTTACAGGATCTGGCGTTAGATTATGAGCTTCCCGAACTGCTTATGACCTATCGCGGCTTAACCAAATTAAAGAATACTTATACTGATAAGTTGCCGACCATGGTTGACCCGCGCACTAATCGCGTACACACCAGTTATCATCAAGCAGTAGCGGCAACGGGTCGTTTGTCTTCAACTGATCCTAACTTGCAAAATATTCCTATCAGAACAGAAGAAGGTAGAAAAGTACGTCAAGCCTTCATCGCACCAGAGGGTTACACCATAGTCGCTGCCGACTATTCTCAAATAGAACTGCGCATTATGGCTCATTTATCAGATGACAAAGGGCTTCTTGATGCTTTCTCTCATGGTCAGGATATTCATAAAGCCACAGCCGCTGAAGTATTTGGTGTACCACTAGATGAAGTTACCAGTGACCAACGCCGTAGCGCTAAAGCCATTAATTTCGGCCTCATTTATGGCATGTCCGCCTTTGGCCTTGCCAAGCAGCTACATATTGGTCGCAACGAAGCACAAAAATATATGGATCTATATTTTGAGCGCTACCCTGGTGTACTGGATTATATGGAAGTGACTCGAACCAATGCCAAAGAGCAAGGCTACGTTGAAACGGTATTTGGACGCCGCTTGTACTTGCCTGACATTCGCTCAAGCAATGGAGCAAGGCGTAAAGGGGCAGAACGAGCAGCCATTAATGCACCAATGCAGGGCACGGCCGCCGATATCATCAAGAAAGCCATGTTGGCGGTACATCAATGGATAGAACAGCAAGAGCCAGGTTGCATTCAAATGCTCATGCAGGTACACGATGAATTGGTATTCGAAATAAAAGACCAATTCGTCGAAGAGTACAAAACCAAAATTGTTGAACTGATGCAAAATGCCGTTGAACTCAAAGTTCCACTGCTCGTAGAAGCCGGAGTTGGACAAAATTGGGATGAAGCGCATTAA
- a CDS encoding TrkH family potassium uptake protein produces the protein MQFRSIVRILGLLVALFSVTMIPPAIVSLIFQDGGGLPFVMAFVLCLITGLGIWYPNREAKNDLRAKEGFLIVALFWAVLASFGALPFILMDQPEMSVTDSFFEAFSGLTTTGATVIEGIEFLPKSVQFYRQQLQWFGGMGIIVLAVAILPILGVGGMQLYRAETPGPVKDSKMTPRIADTAKHLWYIYLSLTIACSAMYWVAGMSWFDAICHSFSTIAIGGFSTYDASLGYFDSAAINAVCVIFLWIAALNFALHYAAVTGRSLKSYVQDPELKAFFVIQFALVTLCFLVLIYYERYDTAEMAFDQALFQAVSISTTAGFATADFSSWPVFLPILLIFSSFIGGCAGSTGGGLKVIRVFLLYLQGKREVDRLIHPKAVYSVKLGDRALPDRVVEAVWGFFSAYALIFVVIMICLIATGMDDLTAFSATGAMLNNLGPGLGDVSSTYSYVSDSGKWILIAAMLFGRLEVFSLLVLFSPTFWRS, from the coding sequence ATGCAATTTCGTTCCATTGTTCGGATCTTGGGACTACTCGTGGCATTGTTCAGTGTCACAATGATACCGCCTGCTATTGTATCTCTCATATTTCAGGACGGTGGGGGTCTGCCGTTTGTTATGGCATTTGTGTTGTGTCTCATAACCGGGCTGGGCATCTGGTATCCAAACCGTGAAGCTAAAAATGACTTAAGAGCCAAAGAGGGTTTTCTTATTGTTGCCTTATTCTGGGCTGTACTGGCAAGTTTCGGTGCTTTGCCTTTTATCTTGATGGATCAACCAGAAATGAGTGTTACCGACTCATTTTTTGAAGCTTTTTCCGGGTTAACCACAACCGGCGCTACGGTTATCGAAGGTATTGAATTCCTGCCTAAATCCGTTCAGTTTTACCGCCAGCAATTACAATGGTTTGGCGGTATGGGAATTATCGTATTAGCGGTTGCTATCTTGCCTATATTAGGTGTAGGGGGTATGCAGCTGTATCGTGCTGAAACACCTGGCCCGGTGAAAGATTCCAAGATGACGCCTCGTATTGCCGATACTGCCAAGCATCTTTGGTACATTTACTTGTCGCTGACGATTGCTTGCAGCGCCATGTATTGGGTTGCTGGAATGAGTTGGTTTGATGCCATTTGTCATTCTTTCTCTACCATAGCCATTGGTGGCTTTTCTACCTACGACGCCAGTTTGGGCTATTTCGACTCTGCCGCAATCAATGCGGTTTGTGTGATTTTTCTTTGGATTGCCGCATTGAACTTCGCATTGCACTATGCAGCTGTAACCGGGCGAAGCTTAAAATCTTATGTGCAGGATCCAGAACTCAAGGCGTTTTTTGTTATTCAGTTTGCTTTGGTTACTCTGTGTTTTTTGGTTCTTATCTACTACGAACGTTACGACACGGCGGAAATGGCTTTCGATCAGGCTTTATTTCAAGCGGTTTCTATTAGTACAACCGCTGGCTTTGCAACGGCAGACTTTTCCAGTTGGCCAGTGTTTCTACCTATCTTACTCATTTTTTCCAGTTTCATCGGTGGTTGTGCAGGGTCGACAGGCGGTGGCTTAAAAGTCATTCGTGTGTTTCTGCTTTATTTACAGGGCAAACGTGAGGTTGATCGTTTGATTCATCCCAAAGCGGTGTATTCGGTTAAGTTAGGCGATCGCGCTTTACCAGATCGAGTGGTTGAAGCGGTATGGGGGTTCTTCTCTGCTTATGCGCTGATATTTGTGGTGATTATGATTTGTTTGATTGCGACCGGAATGGATGACTTAACCGCTTTTTCCGCCACAGGCGCCATGCTGAATAACCTGGGCCCTGGTTTGGGCGATGTCTCTTCCACTTATTCTTACGTGAGTGATTCCGGGAAATGGATCTTGATTGCGGCTATGTTATTTGGACGCTTGGAAGTATTCTCATTGCTAGTGCTGTTCTCGCCAACGTTTTGGCGTAGTTAA
- the glyQ gene encoding glycine--tRNA ligase subunit alpha, whose protein sequence is MQTYDIKTFQGLILSLQNYWAKAGCVIIQPLDMEVGAGTFHPMTFLRSIGPEPISSAYVQPCRRPTDGRYGENPNRLQHYYQFQVMLKPSPDNIQELYLGSLKELGFDPLEHDIRFVEDNWESPTLGAWGLGWEVWLNGMEVTQFTYFQQVGGLECKPVTGEITYGLERLAMYIQGVDSIFDLVWTKGPMGTVTYGDVFHQNEVEQSKYNFEFANVDFLFRAFDEAEKACQQLIEQRLPLPAYEQVMKASHSFNLLDARHAISVTERQRFILRVRALARDCATIYYEEREKLGFPMLNKEAQ, encoded by the coding sequence ATGCAAACATACGACATCAAAACATTTCAGGGTCTAATTTTAAGCCTTCAAAATTATTGGGCTAAAGCAGGCTGCGTCATTATTCAACCTCTAGATATGGAAGTTGGCGCCGGGACATTCCACCCTATGACTTTTCTCCGTTCAATCGGCCCGGAGCCTATTAGTAGTGCTTATGTTCAGCCATGCCGCAGACCAACTGACGGTCGTTATGGCGAGAACCCTAACCGTTTGCAACACTATTACCAATTTCAGGTAATGCTGAAGCCTTCCCCTGATAATATTCAGGAGCTTTATCTGGGTTCATTAAAAGAACTTGGCTTCGATCCACTTGAGCACGACATCCGCTTTGTTGAAGATAACTGGGAATCCCCTACCCTGGGAGCTTGGGGCTTAGGATGGGAAGTATGGTTAAACGGTATGGAAGTAACACAATTTACCTATTTCCAGCAAGTTGGTGGTTTAGAATGTAAGCCCGTCACTGGCGAGATCACTTATGGATTAGAGCGTCTTGCTATGTATATCCAGGGTGTTGATAGCATTTTCGATTTGGTTTGGACAAAAGGCCCAATGGGTACGGTTACCTACGGTGATGTGTTCCATCAAAACGAAGTGGAGCAATCAAAATACAACTTTGAGTTTGCCAATGTAGATTTCTTGTTCAGAGCCTTTGATGAAGCTGAAAAGGCTTGTCAGCAATTGATTGAACAGCGCTTACCATTACCTGCCTATGAGCAAGTAATGAAGGCTTCTCACAGTTTCAACCTGCTTGATGCCCGTCACGCCATTTCCGTTACAGAAAGGCAACGATTCATTTTGCGTGTTAGAGCCTTGGCTCGTGATTGTGCGACCATTTACTACGAAGAAAGAGAAAAACTTGGTTTCCCAATGCTGAACAAGGAGGCGCAGTAA
- the trkA gene encoding Trk system potassium transporter TrkA, translating to MKIIILGAGQVGATLAENLVGEKNEITVIDSDTSKLRLLQDRLDLQVVTGIGSHPDVLKEAGAEDADMLVAVTNSDESNMLACQIAYSLFKTPTKIARIRSEQYIIYQKHLFKHQDIPVDHLIAPEQLVTNAIKRLIDYPGALQVVEFAEGRASLVAVKAYYGGLLVGHALSALKEHIPNVDTRVAAIYRRGKPIRPLGTTVIEADDEVFFIAATKHIRAVMSELQKLESNYKRIMIAGGGLIGAGLAKQLEHDHQVKLIEFNPERAKYLSTQLDRTIVFLGDASDQELLAEEQVEQVDAFLAVTNDDEANIMSAMLAKRMGAKKAMVLIQRSAYVDLVQGGEIDIAFSPQQATISALLTHIRRGDIVNVYSLRRGAAEAIEAIAHGDSTTSKVVGRAISEIRLPPGTTIGAIVRQEEVVIAHSNTVIEADDHIILFLVDKKYIGDVEKLFQPSALFFG from the coding sequence ATGAAAATCATCATTTTAGGCGCAGGACAAGTTGGTGCTACCCTGGCGGAAAATTTGGTGGGTGAGAAAAATGAAATCACCGTTATTGATTCCGACACCTCCAAACTACGCTTGCTACAAGATCGATTAGATTTGCAAGTTGTTACCGGAATAGGCTCTCACCCGGATGTATTAAAAGAAGCAGGAGCTGAAGACGCCGACATGTTGGTGGCGGTAACCAACAGCGACGAAAGTAACATGTTGGCCTGCCAGATTGCCTATAGCCTGTTCAAAACACCCACAAAAATTGCTCGTATCCGCTCAGAACAATACATTATTTATCAAAAGCATCTGTTCAAGCACCAAGACATTCCTGTTGATCACCTTATTGCACCGGAACAGCTGGTGACTAACGCAATCAAGCGATTGATTGACTATCCCGGGGCACTGCAAGTTGTGGAATTCGCCGAAGGCCGCGCCAGTCTGGTAGCGGTTAAAGCCTATTATGGTGGCTTGTTGGTTGGGCACGCGCTATCGGCACTAAAAGAACATATTCCGAATGTCGATACTCGCGTAGCCGCGATTTATCGCCGTGGTAAGCCAATCCGTCCTCTGGGTACAACCGTTATCGAAGCCGATGATGAAGTCTTCTTTATTGCGGCAACCAAGCATATTCGCGCGGTAATGAGTGAACTGCAAAAACTGGAAAGCAATTACAAGCGCATTATGATCGCAGGTGGTGGCTTAATTGGCGCAGGCTTAGCCAAACAACTTGAACATGATCATCAGGTTAAACTGATTGAATTCAATCCTGAACGAGCCAAATACCTTTCAACGCAATTAGACAGAACTATTGTGTTTTTGGGCGATGCTTCGGATCAGGAATTATTGGCAGAAGAACAGGTTGAACAAGTCGATGCATTTTTGGCTGTAACCAACGACGATGAAGCCAATATCATGTCGGCCATGTTGGCAAAACGCATGGGAGCCAAAAAGGCAATGGTGCTGATCCAACGAAGCGCTTACGTCGATTTGGTACAAGGTGGGGAAATTGATATTGCCTTCTCACCCCAGCAAGCAACCATATCCGCCCTACTGACTCACATTCGCCGAGGCGACATTGTGAACGTTTATTCTTTACGCCGAGGCGCAGCAGAAGCTATCGAAGCGATTGCGCATGGAGACAGTACAACCTCTAAAGTGGTAGGCCGAGCTATCTCTGAAATTCGCCTTCCTCCCGGTACAACCATCGGTGCCATTGTTCGTCAGGAAGAAGTGGTTATCGCCCACAGCAATACCGTGATCGAAGCAGACGATCACATCATTTTGTTCCTGGTTGATAAGAAGTACATTGGTGACGTAGAGAAGCTGTTCCAGCCTAGTGCTCTCTTCTTTGGCTAA
- the yihA gene encoding ribosome biogenesis GTP-binding protein YihA/YsxC translates to MSHYQRATFQISAPDISHLGEDSGIEVAFAGRSNAGKSTALNCLTRQKNLARTSKTPGRTQLINVFEFDENKRLIDLPGYGYAQVPIKMKEKWQRALGEYLQRRKSLKGLVVLMDIRHPFKELDQDLIHWAVASNIPVLALLTKADKFKSGKQKSQLLMAREAALAFCGDVTVHTFSALKGKGVPELESVLDRWFGYIQDDEQDQDDDIVSDIE, encoded by the coding sequence ATGAGTCATTATCAACGGGCAACATTTCAAATAAGTGCGCCAGATATTAGTCATCTGGGGGAAGATTCAGGTATCGAAGTTGCCTTTGCAGGTCGATCTAATGCAGGTAAGTCTACAGCGCTTAATTGCCTTACCAGGCAGAAAAACCTGGCAAGAACCAGTAAAACACCTGGGCGCACCCAGCTAATCAACGTATTTGAGTTTGATGAAAATAAACGTTTGATCGACTTGCCGGGTTATGGATATGCGCAAGTACCTATAAAAATGAAGGAAAAGTGGCAACGTGCTTTGGGTGAATACCTGCAACGTCGCAAGAGCTTGAAAGGATTGGTTGTGTTAATGGATATTCGTCATCCATTTAAAGAATTGGATCAAGATCTGATTCATTGGGCAGTAGCATCTAATATTCCGGTTCTGGCTTTGTTGACCAAAGCGGATAAGTTCAAATCGGGTAAACAGAAAAGTCAGCTATTAATGGCTCGTGAAGCGGCTTTAGCCTTTTGCGGTGATGTAACGGTACACACGTTTTCTGCATTGAAAGGAAAAGGGGTGCCTGAGTTGGAATCTGTTTTGGATAGGTGGTTTGGATATATTCAGGATGATGAGCAAGATCAAGACGATGACATTGTTAGCGACATAGAATAA
- the glyS gene encoding glycine--tRNA ligase subunit beta, with product MQKNDLIIEIGTEELPPKSLRKLAEAFHSNIISRLEQATLSFDSSKWYATPKRLAVFVSQLDEQQEDQVVEKRGPAVSSAFDADGNPTKAALGWASGNGITIDEAERLSTDKGEWLLLKKVEQGKALSELLEDIINQALKALPIPKPMRWGNNTEEFVRPVHSVLVLFGNNVLPLSIKGLTASNKVQGHRFHAPEFVEIDSASNYESVLNERFVVADYETRKSFIKQGLEAKAAELNAVVDMEEDLLEEVTSLVEFPVIMTATFEEHFLEVPKEALIYTMKGDQKYFPLLDKDGKLLPKFLFVSNIQSSSPEKVVAGNERVIRPRLADAKFFYTTDLKVDFASRVNNLENIVFQKQLGTLKERVERIASLSKDIATQINANADDAQRAGLLCKNDLVSNMVLEFTSMQGTMGRYYAAASGENETVATAIGEQYLPAFSGDRLPSSNESASVAIAEKLDTLVGIFATGQVPKGDKDPFALRRATIGILRICIEKNLDLDLAWLVSIAAKLVQPKFDKDIDQKQILEFMFSRLKSMYQDSGVDSRVVQSVLLREPSKAIDFDARIGAVQDFVKHPAADSLIEANKRVANILRKSTEETSFTPSPSVNTELFEADQEKALYSAIEGVKTEVESLASNFQYGKALETLSSLKEVLDAFFDGVMVNADNADIKQNRLTLLSQLRALFLNIADVSVLN from the coding sequence ATGCAAAAGAATGATTTGATCATTGAAATTGGTACTGAAGAACTTCCTCCAAAATCACTTCGCAAATTAGCAGAAGCGTTTCATAGCAACATTATTAGTCGCTTGGAACAAGCAACGCTAAGCTTTGATAGCTCAAAATGGTACGCCACTCCAAAGCGCTTGGCTGTGTTTGTTTCTCAATTAGATGAGCAGCAAGAAGATCAAGTAGTCGAGAAACGCGGCCCGGCCGTAAGTTCCGCATTTGATGCTGATGGCAACCCAACCAAAGCCGCATTAGGTTGGGCAAGTGGTAACGGCATTACTATTGATGAAGCTGAACGCTTAAGCACCGACAAAGGTGAATGGTTATTGTTGAAAAAGGTCGAGCAAGGAAAAGCATTAAGCGAATTGCTGGAAGACATCATTAATCAAGCACTAAAAGCGTTACCAATTCCCAAACCTATGCGTTGGGGAAACAATACAGAAGAATTTGTACGCCCTGTACACAGCGTTTTAGTGTTGTTTGGCAATAATGTACTGCCTCTTTCCATAAAAGGCCTTACAGCGTCCAATAAAGTCCAAGGCCACCGTTTTCATGCGCCAGAGTTCGTTGAAATTGATAGCGCCAGCAATTACGAATCTGTTCTGAATGAGCGATTTGTTGTAGCCGATTACGAAACAAGAAAATCCTTCATCAAACAAGGCTTGGAAGCCAAAGCCGCAGAATTAAATGCGGTTGTTGATATGGAAGAAGACTTGCTGGAAGAAGTGACCTCATTGGTTGAATTCCCTGTGATTATGACGGCTACCTTCGAAGAGCACTTCCTTGAAGTGCCAAAAGAAGCGCTCATATACACAATGAAAGGTGATCAGAAATACTTTCCTCTTCTAGATAAAGATGGAAAGTTGCTTCCTAAATTCCTGTTTGTATCCAACATTCAGAGTTCATCTCCAGAGAAAGTGGTTGCCGGTAATGAGCGAGTCATCCGCCCTCGCCTGGCAGATGCTAAATTTTTCTATACAACCGATTTGAAAGTCGATTTTGCCTCAAGAGTTAATAACCTTGAGAATATCGTCTTCCAAAAGCAGTTAGGCACATTGAAAGAACGCGTAGAGCGTATTGCAAGTCTCTCCAAAGACATTGCAACACAAATCAATGCTAATGCCGACGATGCCCAGCGCGCAGGCTTACTATGTAAGAATGATTTGGTATCGAACATGGTGCTGGAATTCACCTCCATGCAAGGCACTATGGGTCGTTACTACGCTGCCGCAAGTGGTGAGAACGAAACGGTGGCTACAGCAATTGGTGAACAGTATCTGCCCGCATTTTCCGGTGACAGGCTACCTTCTTCAAACGAAAGTGCCAGTGTGGCAATTGCAGAGAAGTTGGATACCTTAGTGGGTATTTTCGCAACAGGCCAAGTACCTAAAGGCGACAAAGACCCGTTTGCACTTCGACGCGCAACGATTGGTATTCTGCGTATTTGTATTGAAAAGAACCTGGATCTTGATTTGGCATGGCTGGTTAGCATTGCAGCTAAGTTGGTACAGCCTAAATTCGATAAAGATATCGATCAAAAGCAAATCCTTGAGTTTATGTTTAGCCGCCTTAAATCTATGTATCAAGATTCAGGCGTAGACAGCAGAGTCGTGCAATCAGTGTTGTTACGTGAGCCATCAAAAGCCATTGATTTTGATGCCCGTATTGGTGCAGTACAAGACTTTGTGAAACATCCTGCAGCAGACTCGCTAATTGAAGCGAATAAGCGTGTTGCTAACATTCTGAGAAAATCGACGGAAGAAACGTCCTTCACACCGAGTCCAAGTGTCAATACGGAGTTGTTTGAAGCAGACCAAGAGAAAGCTTTGTATAGCGCAATAGAAGGCGTTAAAACAGAAGTAGAGAGTCTTGCATCCAACTTCCAGTATGGTAAGGCATTAGAAACCTTATCATCGTTAAAAGAAGTGCTTGATGCCTTTTTCGACGGTGTAATGGTTAACGCAGACAATGCTGATATCAAGCAGAACAGATTAACGCTTCTATCCCAACTTAGAGCGTTATTTTTGAACATCGCCGATGTTTCTGTTTTGAATTAA